A stretch of the Polyodon spathula isolate WHYD16114869_AA unplaced genomic scaffold, ASM1765450v1 scaffolds_765, whole genome shotgun sequence genome encodes the following:
- the wdr81 gene encoding WD repeat-containing protein 81 — protein MEWLISAVERDLGIDHRQLAPGSRRQELVAYVPARWVSGVREGRVPRCPRPEGVSEVEVQTLLQRSLHKLPQGWTRVCVQGLRKSRLGYRLTWEPGCQGVGSSEDSFLRLMQEVGEHNHRNLWRRAHRTYVRPYSGSAERIQIQALDAVRQALQKLFGCPFVSTERGSPLLSPAREREKDDPLLSSGPSKTAPPLCPNVLRAECLLESRDALYVVQPYTQYSLRDVVTYSPAKLANSHGKVLFILYQVLQAMRACQNAGLACGELSLEDVAVDEQLCSRLKVSLVHYEQLAAIEEEEERGIGSRNARSGSNNKREGMEEEAQCLDCHDKLKLLVTDWIHGRVTNFQYLMELNRLAGRREGDPNYHPVLPWVVDFTVPFGRFRDLRRSKFRLNKGDKQLEFTYEMTKQALAAAGGGAGTGVFPGGLGGGPGGSGQVEQLHVPHHISDVLSDITYYVYKARRTPKAVLCSHVRSQWEPNEYPASMERMQSWTPDECIPEFYTDPSIFKSIHPDMPDLDVPPWCSSCEEFIEAHRRLLESREVSQHLHHWIDLTFGYKLSGKEAVKAKNVCLHLVDGHTNLTSYGVVQLFDQPHPQRLAPCLYPSPEPPHLGSAAFLAPLRKLPAWEPAMSPLLLESLEGLVVEGTGCEPGGWTVVDKDEELEQGMEALDSLGANSSSALPAGRKPGSEQVPQPSAASQALVFPAEAAASPTGGGGGGVRGQRGASSVIRRQQLQGGESSGGGSGGRNGEDYKISLPEGFNPLQPLEELEKRSHFLVKGLQAEAQDGGGRGCSRVKKLVTEGGGPEEEEEGDVSLEEFSPSLSELFQRDMQALGVLMAEIFFAPKLRFLKLGAPLWDRFVAVRKLCSSSFRDIPSPLHHALETLLQLGTAAPRSGGGEGGRRRLGLFEYEPVYEGLPPPCPWQLLSPFSSPLPFPAYFPALHSFIFSYHSQVEAMAGESCSQGRDVVFHLWRQLESLLQGQVTPEGLEILLPFVLALMSHESTAVYAAWYLFEPIARVLGPRNAAKYLLKPLVGVYESPRCLRGRFYLYTDCFVMQLIVRLGLQPFLSSLLAHVLQVMTGSESCSGGVGTTSEWESRKVLTGPGNLEGEEEEDDSGEEGSISRAVGGKSGGSIGAAGGGVERELLDYSSGISFHDRVLLSEGEDFQSGLYVNSKQQDQNPGRDDQESLSVGKMSDKSSTSEVSLGDGDSVKDRASLKSTDSSQDLKQGSEGEEDLKEGGEAEENDGDGSPTLGSELTLSSGATTVTAPEGETGEEMEEDQGMEGEEELAEDSEEKEQKILLDTVCKTVRWLSAKLGPTVTARYVARNLLRLLTTCYLGPDKHQFVSSPVEESGLWNAGSVVGDQTASPVLDCLMYIAHLYGEPVLTYQYLPYISYLVSPPSSCRLNTRKEAGLLGAVVLTQKIIVYLSDTTLMDILLKINQDVLLPLLDLLTSPRMGFPSGGRTRSALCLKTIGLLALICLRIGREMVQQHMAATLHRFFQVFSLLHALQDQLAQAPQRDLGDSVLLDLRSPDGSEVTCELSALEELQAVFNPEMAYASYIPFYCLIGDSVIRRVVPNHELVWRVTRSYTEQVSSENADPPPGRRGDLLTPSAGLPQGNDPFPPPSSLHQLPESGTFGSVLVGNRIQVALDSETSSSCIGSAGGAEGWPRPGSSYFSSPPGSSAASPWLGSHGPEDSALKQELPRSGRALSGNWLAYWQYEIGLNQQDPHFYFHQIRLQSFLGHSGPAKCLAPLTGEDFFLSGSKDKTVRLWPLYNQGDGTRDVEARLTYAEHRKSVFYVGQLGAQQEVVSCDGTVHLWDQNTGKQIRTYEAFDSKNPITALATMPAPHCSVVFGCADSVLRFIDPRKPGLQHEFRLAYNNISAGLIRYLTVSPGGRTIAAGFSSGFIVLLDARTGLILRGWPAHEGDILQMKAADSNLVISSSSDHSLTVWKELEQKPLHQYKSTSDPIHAFDLYGTEIVSGTVANKIGVYSMLDVSASPASTTKLSSENFRGTLTSLAVLPTKRLLLLGSDNGAIRLLA, from the exons ATGGAGTGGCTCATCTCTGCTGTGGAGAGGGACCTGGGCATCGACCACCGGCAGCTGGCCCCGGGTTCGAGGCGGCAGGAGCTGGTGGCGTACGTGCCGGCGAGATGGGTGTCGGGGGTGAGGGAGGGCAGGGTCCCGCGGTGCCCACGCCCCGAGGGGGTGAGCGAGGTGGAGGTGCAGACACTCCTGCAGCGCTCCCTACACAAGCTGCCCCAGGGTTGGACCCGGGTCTGTGTTCAGGGGCTGAGGAAGAGCAGGCTGGGCTACCGGCTCACCTGGGAGCCGGGCTGCCAAGGAGTGGGCTCCTCGGAGGATTCCTTCCTGAGGCTCATGCAAGAGGTGGGGGAGCACAACCACAG GAACCTGTGGAGGAGGGCTCACCGGACCTACGTGCGTCCGTATTCTGGCAGCGCTGAGCGGATCCAAATACAGGCCCTGGATGCTGTGCGACAGGCTCTGCAGAAGCTGTTCGGCTGCCCCTTTGTGTCGACCGAGCGCGGCTCCCCGTTGCTGTCTCCGGCCAGGGAAAGAGAAAAGGACGACCCACTTCTATCCAGCGGGCCCTCCAAAACAGCACCCCCCCTCTGCCCCAACGTGCTGCGTGCGGAATGCTTGCTGGAGTCCAGAGACGCTCTGTATGTGGTTCAGCCTTACACGCAGTATTCCCTGCGTGACGTTGTGACCTACAGCCCCGCCAAGCTGGCGAACAGCCATGGCAAAGTGCTGTTCATTCTCTACCAGGTCCTGCAGGCGATGAGGGCTTGCCAGAACGCAGGCCTGGCTTGCGGGGAGCTGTCGCTGGAGGACGTCGCTGTGGATGAACAGCTCTGCAGCCGGCTGAAAGTCAGCCTTGTGCACTACGAGCAGCTGGCTGCTatcgaggaggaggaggagaggggtatTGGCAGCAGAAATGCCAGGTCCGGCAGTAATAATAAGAGAGAAGGAATGGAAGAGGAGGCCCAGTGCCTGGACTGCCATGATAAGCTGAAGCTCCTAGTTACGGATTGGATCCACGGGCGGGTCACTAACTTCCAGTACCTGATGGAGCTGAACCGGCTAGCGGGGCGCAGGGAAGGGGACCCCAACTACCACCCGGTCCTGCCTTGGGTCGTGGACTTCACCGTCCCGTTTGGCCGGTTCCGGGACCTCCGGCGGTCCAAATTCCGCCTGAACAAAGGGGACAAGCAGCTGGAGTTCACCTACGAGATGACCAAGCAGGCGCTGGCGGCAGCAGGGGGTGGTGCGGGGACGGGCGTCTTCCCCGGGGGGCTGGGCGGCGGCCCTGGCGGCTCAGGCCAGGTCGAGCAGCTGCACGTTCCCCACCACATCTCGGACGTGCTCTCCGACATCACCTACTACGTTTACAAAGCCCGCCGGACCCCCAAAGCCGTGCTGTGCAGCCACGTGCGCTCGCAGTGGGAACCCAACGAGTACCCGGCCAGCATGGAGCGCATGCAGAGCTGGACGCCCGACGAGTGCATCCCCGAATTCTACACCGACCCCTCCATCTTCAAGTCCATCCACCCAGACATGCCCGACCTGGACGTCCCGCCCTGGTGCAGCTCCTGCGAGGAGTTCATAGAGGCACACCGGCGGCTCCTGGAGAGCAGGGAGGTCTCCCAGCACTTGCACCACTGGATAGACCTCACCTTCGGCTACAAGCTCTCTGGGAAGGAGGCGGTCAAGGCCAAGAACGTCTGCCTCCACCTGGTGGACGGCCACACCAACCTCACTAGCTATGGAGTGGTGCAGCTCTTCGACCAGCCCCACCCACAGAGGCTGGCTCCCTGCCTGTACCCCTCCCCGGAGCCTCCCCACCTAGGCTCGGCTGCCTTCCTGGCCCCGCTTCGTAAGCTTCCTGCCTGGGAGCCGGCAATGTCACCCCTGCTGCTGGAGAGCCTGGAGGGCCTTGTGGTGGAAGGCACCGGTTGCGAGCCCGGAGGGTGGACCGTGGTGGATAAAGACGAGGAGCTGGAGCAAGGCATGGAGGCTCTGGATTCTCTGGGGGCTAATTCGAGTTCTGCCTTGCCAGCCGGCAGGAAACCTGGATCAGAACAGGTGCCTCAACCCTCGGCAGCTTCCCAAGCTTTAGTCTTCCCTGCTGAGGCAGCTGCCTCGCCtacaggaggaggagggggaggagttcGAGGCCAGAGAGGAGCCAGCAGTGTCATTAGAAGGCAGCAGCTGCAAGGAGGCGAGTCTTCGGGGGGAGGGAGTGGGGGCAGAAACGGCGAGGATTACAAGATCTCCCTCCCAGAGGGTTTCAACCCCCTGCAGCCTCTGGAGGAGCTGGAGAAGCGGAGTCACTTCCTGGTGAAGGGGCTGCAGGCCGAGGCCCAGGATGGGGGAGGCAGGGGCTGCAGCAGGGTGAAGAAGCTGGTGACAGAAGGAGGAGgacctgaggaggaggaggagggtgacGTCTCTCTGGAAGAGTTCAGCCCGTCTCTTTCTGAACTGTTCCAGAGAGACATGCAAGCCCTGGGGGTCCTGATGGCAGAGATATTCTTTGCCCCTAAGCTGCGCTTCTTAAAGCTGGGCGCCCCTCTCTGGGATCGCTTTGTGGCAGTGCGGAAACTCTGCTCCTCGAGCTTCCGTGACATTCCCTCGCCCCTTCACCATGCCCTGGAGACCCTCTTGCAGCTCGGGACTGCGGCCCCCCGCAGCGGAGGAGGCGAGGGCGGGAGACGGCGGCTCGGTCTCTTCGAGTACGAACCCGTTTATGAGGGTCTTCCCCCTCCCTGCCCCTGGCAGCTGCTTAGCCCTTTCTCCTCGCCACTCCCCTTCCCGGCATActtcccagcactgcacagcttCATTTTCTCATACCACTCCCAGGTGGAAGCCATGGCCGGGGAGAGCTGTTCCCAAGGCAGGGACGTCGTCTTCCACCTGTGGCGTCAGCTGGAAAGCCTCCTGCAGGGGCAGGTCACGCCCGAGGGCTTGGAGATCCTTCTCCCCTTCGTGCTGGCTCTCATGTCCCATGAATCCACAGCTGTCTACGCGGCCTGGTACCTCTTCGAGCCTATCGCCAGGGTTCTGGGCCCCCGTAATGCGGCCAAGTACCTCCTGAAACCCCTGGTGGGGGTGTACGAGAGCCCCCGCTGCCTGCGCGGACGCTTCTACCTCTACACAGACTGCTTTGTCATGCAGCTGATCGTCCGGCTTGGGCTGCAGCCCTTTCTGTCCAGCCTGCTGGCCCACGTGCTGCAGGTCATGACCGGGTCTGAGAGCTGCAGCGGGGGGGTCGGGACCACATCTGAGTGGGAGAGCCGGAAGGTCTTAACCGGACCTGGGAATttggaaggagaggaggaggaggacgacaGTGGGGAGGAAGGCTCCATCTCGAGGGCTGTCGGTGGGAAATCGGGAGGAAGTATCGGGGCTGCCGGGGGAGGAGTGGAGAGAGAGCTGCTGGACTATTCCTCCGGGATCAGTTTTCATGATCGGGTCTTGCTTTCGGAAGGAGAGGACTTCCAGAGCGGGCTTTACGTCAACAGCAAGCAGCAGGACCAGAACCCTGGCAGGGATGATCAGGAGTCCCTCAGCGTCGGGAAGATGAGCGACAAGAGCAGCACCAGCGAGGTGTCCCTGGGGGACGGGGACTCTGTCAAGGATCGAGCCAGCTTGAAGTCCACAGACAGCAGCCAGGACCTGAAGCAGGGGAGCGAAGGGGAGGAGGATTTGAAGGAGGGTGGGGAGGCAGAGGAGAACGACGGAGACGGGTCCCCGACTCTCGGCTCGGAGCTCACTCTCTCTTCCGGGGCGACCACCGTGACTGCGCCGGAAGGAGAGACTGGAGAAGAGATGGAGGAGGACCAGGGgatggagggagaggaggagCTGGCAGAAGATTCAGAGGAAAAGGAGCAGAAAATATTACTCG ACACTGTGTGTAAGACGGTGAGGTGGCTGTCGGCGAAGCTCGGCCCCACGGTGACGGCACGCTACGTGGCCAGGAACCTGCTACGACTCCTCACCACGTGTTACCTGG GCCCGGACAAGCACCAGTTTGTGTCCTCGCCGGTGGAGGAGAGCGGTCTGTGGAACGCAGGGAGCGTGGTGGGGGACCAGACTGCCAGCCCGGTGCTGGACTGCCTCATGTACATCGCACACCTGTACGGGGAGCCCGTCCTCACCTACCAATACCTGCCTTACATCAGCTACCTG GTGTCTCCACCCTCGTCCTGCCGGCTGAACACGCGCAAGGAGGCGGGCCTGCTAGGGGCGGTGGTTCTGACCCAGAAGATCATCGTGTACCTGTCTGACACCACCCTCATGGACATTCTGCTGAAGATCAACCAGGACGTGCTCCTGCCCCTGCTGGACCTCCTCACCTCTCCCAGGATGGG GTTCCCCAGCGGGGGGCGCACTCGCTCCGCTCTGTGTTTGAAGACGATCGGCTTGCTGGCTCTGATCTGCCTGCGGATCGGGAGGGAGATGGTGCAGCAGCACATGGCTGCCACTCTGCACAGGTTCTTCCAGGTGTTCTCTCTGCTGCACGCCCTGCAGGATCAG TTGGCCCAGGCTCCTCAGAGGGACCTCGGCGATTCCGTCCTGCTTGACCTTCGCTCCCCGGACGGGTCAGAGGTCACGTGTGAGCTGTCAGCGCTGgaggagctgcaggcagtgtttaaCCCCGAAATGGCCTACGCATCGTACATCCCATTCTACTGCCTGATAG GTGACTCAGTGATCCGCAGGGTGGTCCCAAACCACGAGCTGGTGTGGCGTGTGACCAGGTCCTACACGGAGCAAGTGAGCTCGGAGAATGCAGACCCCCCTCCCGGACGCAGGGGAGATCTGCTCACCCCTTCAGCGGGGCTCCCTCAGGGCAACGATcccttccctcctccctcctccctgcacCAGCTCCCCGAATCGGGAACCTTCGGCAGCGTGCTGGTGGGGAACCGAATCCAGGTCGCGCTGGACTCAGAAACCAGCAGCAGCTGCATTGGCAGTGCAGGCGGTGCTGAGGGCTGGCCCCGCCCTGGCTCCTCCTACTTCTCCTCCCCCCCTGGTTCTAGCGCCGCCTCTCCCTGGCTAGGGAGCCACGGCCCCGAGGACAGCGCCctgaagcaggagctgcctcgcaGCGGGAGGGCTCTCTCTGGGAACTGGCTGGCTTACTGGCAGTACGAGATCGGGCTGAACCAGCAGGACCCACACTTCTACTTCCATCAGATCAGGCTGCAGAGCTTTCTGGGGCACAGCGGCCCTGCCAAGTGCCTGGCCCCGCTCACCGGAGAGGACTTCTTCCTGAGCGGCAGCAAGGACAAGACCGTGCGGCTCTGGCCGCTGTACAACCAGGGCGACGGCACGCGGGACGTGGAGGCGCGCCTCACATACGCAGAGCACAGGAAGTCTGTCTTCTACGTGGGGCAGCTGGGGGCGCAGCAGGAGGTGGTGAGCTGTGACGGCACTGTGCACCTCTGGGACCAGAACACCG GTAAACAGATTCGCACTTACGAAGCGTTCGACAGCAAGAACCCCATCACCGCCCTCGCCACCATGCCGGCGCCGCACTGCAGCGTTGTGTTCGGCTGCGCCGATTCTGTGCTCAGATTCATCGACCCCAGGAAGCCCGGGCTGCAG CACGAGTTCCGGCTGGCCTATAACAACATCAGCGCCGGGCTGATCCGCTACCTGACCGTCAGTCCCGGCGGCCGGACCATCGCGGCCGGCTTCTCCTCCGGGTTCATCGTGCTGCTGGACGCCAGGACCGGCTTGATCCTGCGGGGCTGGCCGGCCCACGAGGGAGACATCCTGCAGATGAAG